The following are encoded in a window of Bradyrhizobium guangdongense genomic DNA:
- the rplK gene encoding 50S ribosomal protein L11 → MAKKVTGYLKLQVPAGAANPSPPIGPALGQRGLNIMEFCKAFNAQTQKEEKNTPIPVIITIYADRSFTFEMKTPPMSYFLKQAAKIQSGSKAPGRDKAGKVTRAQVREIAEKKMKDLNCDTIESAMKMVEGSARSMGLEVAG, encoded by the coding sequence ATGGCAAAGAAAGTGACCGGATACCTGAAGCTTCAGGTCCCGGCCGGTGCGGCGAATCCTTCGCCCCCGATCGGTCCCGCGCTCGGTCAGCGCGGTCTCAACATCATGGAGTTCTGCAAGGCGTTCAACGCCCAGACCCAGAAGGAAGAGAAGAACACCCCGATCCCGGTGATCATCACCATCTATGCGGACCGTTCTTTCACCTTCGAGATGAAGACGCCGCCGATGTCCTACTTCCTCAAGCAGGCCGCCAAGATCCAGTCCGGCTCGAAGGCGCCGGGCCGTGACAAGGCCGGCAAGGTGACCCGCGCGCAGGTGCGCGAAATCGCCGAGAAGAAGATGAAGGACCTGAATTGCGACACCATCGAATCGGCCATGAAGATGGTCGAGGGCTCCGCCCGTTCGATGGGTCTGGAAGTTGCGGGGTAA
- the nusG gene encoding transcription termination/antitermination protein NusG → MATAAATQSSDKRWYIVHAYSNFEKKVAESIREQAKQRGLEDLFELVLVPTEKVTEVRRGRKIDAERKFFPGYVLVKMKLTDEAFHLIKNTPKVTGFLGAENKPMPISENEAMRILHQVQEGVERPKASVSFEIGENVRVADGPFASFSGVVEEIDEARSRVKVAVSIFGRATPVELEFGQVEKV, encoded by the coding sequence ATGGCAACAGCCGCCGCAACCCAATCGTCCGACAAGCGCTGGTACATCGTCCACGCCTATTCGAACTTCGAGAAGAAGGTCGCCGAATCGATCCGCGAGCAGGCCAAGCAGCGCGGGCTCGAGGACCTGTTCGAGCTGGTACTGGTTCCGACCGAGAAGGTCACGGAAGTGCGCCGCGGCCGCAAGATCGATGCCGAGCGCAAGTTCTTCCCGGGTTACGTGCTGGTGAAGATGAAGCTGACCGACGAGGCGTTTCATCTGATCAAGAACACGCCGAAGGTCACGGGCTTCCTCGGCGCCGAGAACAAGCCGATGCCGATCTCGGAGAACGAGGCCATGCGCATCCTGCACCAGGTGCAGGAGGGCGTGGAGCGTCCGAAGGCGTCGGTCTCGTTCGAGATCGGCGAGAACGTGCGCGTGGCCGACGGCCCGTTCGCCTCGTTCTCGGGTGTGGTCGAGGAAATCGACGAGGCACGCTCGCGCGTAAAGGTCGCGGTGTCGATCTTCGGCCGCGCAACGCCGGTCGAACTGGAATTCGGTCAGGTCGAGAAGGTCTGA
- the secE gene encoding preprotein translocase subunit SecE: MAVSPFKFLQEVRSETAKVTWPTRRETTITTIMVFVMVALASIFFFAADQIIRYLITFLLGIH, encoded by the coding sequence ATGGCAGTCAGCCCGTTCAAGTTCTTGCAGGAAGTGCGCTCGGAGACCGCCAAGGTCACCTGGCCGACCCGTCGCGAGACCACGATCACCACCATCATGGTGTTCGTGATGGTCGCCCTGGCCTCGATTTTCTTCTTCGCTGCCGACCAGATCATCCGTTACCTCATCACCTTCCTTCTGGGCATTCACTGA
- a CDS encoding serine hydrolase domain-containing protein, with translation MTATAASHLSTAPKTPPLPDAKPETLGLSRPRLQAMSDAFKREIDKGTVPGVTVLVARRGQVGWFEALGKQSPAGAAPMALDSIFRIFSMTKPIVSVGIMALVEDGHLLLGDPVAKFIPEFANQKVGVVSGGKLELVAPKRPMTVQDLLRHTSGLTYEHQGDGPVHKLYQDSRVRSRKITNAEHAALVASFPLVCHPGDEFNYSRSTDILGRIIEVVSGKSLGAFLTERVLAPLQMTETAFSTSEANAGRLAEPFAADPWTGDKVALFNMLEQPVMESGGGGLVSTTMDYARFCLMLRNGGTLEGVRIIGRKTLELMASDHLGPHVVTNGTLLSPGHGFGLGFAVRREAGIAPFPGSVGNYFWSGIAGTFFWIDPKEDLFAVFMSQGPGQRDYTRTLVRDLVYAAVE, from the coding sequence ATGACCGCCACAGCCGCCTCTCACCTCTCGACCGCGCCGAAAACCCCGCCTCTGCCCGATGCCAAGCCGGAAACGCTGGGCCTGTCGCGCCCCCGCCTCCAGGCGATGTCGGATGCGTTCAAGCGCGAAATCGACAAGGGAACCGTGCCTGGCGTGACCGTGCTGGTGGCTCGACGCGGCCAGGTCGGCTGGTTCGAGGCGCTCGGCAAGCAGAGCCCGGCGGGGGCGGCGCCGATGGCGCTTGATTCGATCTTCCGGATCTTCTCGATGACCAAGCCGATCGTCTCGGTCGGCATCATGGCGCTGGTCGAGGACGGCCACCTGCTTCTCGGCGATCCCGTGGCCAAATTCATCCCGGAGTTCGCCAATCAGAAGGTCGGCGTGGTCAGCGGCGGCAAGCTGGAACTGGTTGCACCCAAGCGGCCGATGACGGTGCAGGACCTGCTCCGCCACACCTCGGGGCTCACCTATGAGCACCAGGGCGACGGCCCCGTGCACAAGCTCTACCAGGACTCCCGCGTCCGCAGCCGCAAGATCACCAATGCGGAGCATGCCGCGCTGGTGGCGAGCTTTCCGCTGGTCTGCCATCCCGGCGACGAGTTCAACTACAGCCGCTCCACAGACATCCTCGGCCGCATCATCGAGGTCGTCAGCGGCAAGTCGCTTGGCGCATTCCTGACCGAGCGCGTGCTCGCCCCGCTTCAGATGACGGAGACCGCGTTCTCGACCAGCGAGGCCAATGCTGGCAGGCTCGCCGAACCCTTCGCCGCCGATCCCTGGACCGGCGACAAGGTCGCGCTGTTCAACATGCTCGAGCAGCCGGTGATGGAGTCAGGCGGCGGCGGTCTGGTCTCGACCACGATGGACTACGCCCGCTTCTGTCTGATGCTGCGCAACGGCGGCACGCTCGAGGGCGTCAGGATCATCGGCCGCAAGACGCTGGAGCTGATGGCGTCCGATCATCTCGGACCTCACGTCGTGACCAACGGCACCCTGCTGTCGCCCGGCCACGGTTTCGGCCTCGGCTTCGCCGTCCGCCGCGAGGCCGGCATCGCACCCTTCCCCGGCAGCGTCGGCAATTACTTCTGGAGCGGCATTGCCGGCACGTTCTTCTGGATCGATCCGAAGGAAGATCTGTTCGCGGTGTTCATGAGCCAGGGCCCGGGACAACGTGACTACACGCGGACCCTGGTGCGGGATCTGGTTTACGCGGCGGTGGAGTGA
- a CDS encoding SDR family NAD(P)-dependent oxidoreductase yields MTLFDMKGKVAVITGSTRGIGLAIAERMAEHGAKVVISSRKADVCEQVAQGINEKFGKGTAVAIAANISSKENLQTLVDESNRAFGKIDVLVCNAASNPYYGPLAGISDDQFRKILDNNIVANNWLISMVVPQMIERKDGSVIIVSSIGGLKGSTILGAYAISKAADMQLARNLACEYGKHNIRVNCIAPGLIKTDFAKALWDNPENLKASTARSPLLRIGIPDEIAGAAVFLGSKAGDFMTGQTMVIDGGATIS; encoded by the coding sequence ATGACCTTGTTCGACATGAAGGGCAAAGTTGCCGTCATCACGGGATCGACGCGCGGCATCGGGCTTGCGATCGCCGAGCGCATGGCCGAGCACGGCGCCAAGGTCGTGATCTCCTCGCGCAAGGCCGACGTCTGCGAGCAGGTGGCGCAGGGCATTAACGAGAAGTTCGGCAAGGGCACCGCGGTCGCGATTGCCGCCAACATTTCCTCGAAGGAGAATCTGCAGACCCTCGTCGACGAGAGCAACCGCGCCTTCGGCAAGATCGACGTGCTGGTCTGCAATGCCGCGTCGAATCCGTATTACGGTCCGCTCGCCGGCATCTCCGACGATCAGTTCAGGAAGATCCTCGACAACAACATCGTCGCAAACAATTGGCTGATCTCGATGGTGGTGCCGCAGATGATCGAGCGCAAGGACGGCTCGGTCATCATCGTCTCCTCGATCGGCGGCCTGAAGGGCTCGACCATCCTCGGTGCCTACGCGATCTCGAAGGCTGCCGACATGCAGCTCGCACGCAATCTTGCCTGCGAATACGGCAAGCACAATATTCGCGTGAACTGCATCGCGCCCGGCCTGATCAAGACCGACTTCGCCAAGGCGCTGTGGGACAATCCCGAGAACCTGAAGGCCTCGACCGCGCGCTCGCCGCTGCTCCGCATCGGCATCCCCGACGAGATCGCGGGCGCGGCGGTGTTCCTGGGCTCGAAGGCCGGTGACTTCATGACTGGCCAGACCATGGTGATCGACGGCGGCGCGACGATCAGTTGA
- a CDS encoding histidine phosphatase family protein — protein sequence MATADKPNVITTRWWWVRHAPVRNDGGNIYGQSDIACDTSDTYVFNAVAKVLPRKAVWYSSNLMRTHQTAEAIWEAGYPRPASMKREADLAEQNLGRWQGMNRAEFIASRPVGASWFADINEPAPGGESFMDLYVRTRRTVERINNEAAGQDIIAVAHGGTIKAAIGLALDGQLERALSFDIDNVSITRLDHFASPERTVWRLPMVNQQPWIADDAHAAMHQPAGPEVKKLA from the coding sequence ATGGCAACCGCAGACAAGCCGAACGTGATCACGACACGCTGGTGGTGGGTTCGTCATGCGCCGGTGCGCAATGACGGCGGCAACATCTACGGGCAAAGCGATATCGCCTGCGACACCAGCGACACCTATGTGTTCAACGCCGTTGCGAAGGTGTTGCCGCGCAAGGCGGTCTGGTATTCGAGCAATCTGATGCGCACGCACCAGACCGCGGAAGCGATCTGGGAAGCGGGCTATCCACGGCCCGCATCGATGAAGCGGGAAGCGGACCTCGCCGAACAGAATCTCGGCCGTTGGCAGGGCATGAACCGCGCCGAGTTCATCGCCAGCCGCCCGGTGGGCGCGAGCTGGTTCGCCGATATCAACGAGCCCGCGCCCGGTGGCGAGAGTTTCATGGACCTCTATGTCCGCACGCGCCGCACCGTCGAGCGGATCAACAATGAGGCGGCCGGGCAGGACATCATCGCCGTGGCGCACGGTGGCACCATCAAGGCGGCGATCGGCCTCGCCCTCGACGGCCAGCTGGAGCGGGCGTTGTCGTTCGACATCGACAATGTGTCGATCACGCGGCTCGATCATTTTGCGAGTCCCGAGCGTACGGTGTGGCGGTTGCCGATGGTGAACCAGCAGCCATGGATCGCCGACGATGCGCATGCGGCGATGCACCAGCCGGCGGGACCGGAAGTGAAGAAGCTCGCGTGA
- a CDS encoding SDR family NAD(P)-dependent oxidoreductase → MGRLQGKSVIITGAGSGIGRAAALLFTREGAKLIAVDRTEAVNETVDEVKKAGGIAEAMIADAGSEKDVMAMIDKAVKTHGRLDVIWANAGISGGLVPLGEQTVEHWQEVLRVNLIGPFLAVKHAMPHMVKQQSGAIVLTASVAGLKAGASGHPYAASKAGVISLVQTTAYSLTGTGVRINAVCPGLIETGMTKPIFDRAKERGTQDKIGQLNPLKRPGQPHELAAMGLFLASDEASYVNGQAFPVDGGLTASMPYTGKPV, encoded by the coding sequence ATGGGCCGCCTGCAAGGCAAATCCGTCATCATCACCGGCGCCGGCAGCGGCATCGGCCGCGCGGCAGCGCTCTTGTTCACCCGGGAAGGCGCCAAGCTGATCGCGGTCGATCGCACCGAGGCGGTGAACGAGACCGTCGACGAGGTGAAGAAGGCCGGCGGCATTGCCGAGGCGATGATCGCCGACGCCGGCTCCGAGAAGGACGTCATGGCGATGATCGACAAGGCGGTGAAGACGCACGGACGGCTCGACGTGATCTGGGCCAATGCCGGCATCTCCGGCGGCCTCGTTCCACTCGGCGAGCAGACCGTGGAACACTGGCAGGAAGTGCTGCGTGTCAATCTGATCGGACCATTCCTTGCGGTGAAGCACGCGATGCCGCACATGGTGAAGCAGCAGTCCGGCGCGATCGTCCTGACAGCGTCGGTCGCGGGCCTCAAGGCCGGCGCCAGCGGACATCCCTATGCCGCGAGCAAGGCCGGCGTGATCTCGCTGGTGCAGACCACCGCCTATTCGCTCACCGGCACCGGCGTGCGCATCAACGCGGTCTGTCCCGGTCTGATCGAAACAGGCATGACCAAGCCGATTTTCGATCGCGCCAAGGAGCGCGGCACCCAGGACAAGATCGGCCAGCTCAATCCGCTCAAGCGCCCCGGCCAACCGCACGAACTCGCCGCGATGGGATTGTTCCTGGCGAGCGACGAGGCATCTTATGTGAATGGCCAGGCCTTCCCGGTGGATGGCGGTCTCACGGCGTCGATGCCGTATACGGGCAAACCGGTCTGA